The bacterium genome window below encodes:
- the ftsH gene encoding ATP-dependent zinc metalloprotease FtsH — protein MSKSKFNKPKLNKFNKTLAIWLVLGIIVIFFVQFSQMQGKSTKKIVYSQFIADINAGSVKNVEIAGKNISGQYVTGDKFTTYAIENPDLWKFLKEHNVEAKGKPETSVWQQLVVGTIPFLLFIGFLWFFVYRQMQAGGKQAFSFGKSRAKMIKEDRPKITFKDVAGIDEAKEELQEIIEFLKTPEKFQKLGGKLPKGVLLMGHPGTGKTLLAKAVAGEAKCAFFSISGSDFVEMFVGVGASRVRDLFEQGKRNSPCLIFIDEIDAVGRQRFAGLGGGHDEREQTLNALLVEMDGFNTKEGVILIAATNRPDVLDPALLRPGRFDRTIMVEMPDIKGRMGILKVHTKNLILGKDVALNVVARGTPGMSGADLENLCNEAAIVASRKNKSKIGMSDFEEARDKVMMGIERKSLVISDEEKKIIAYHEAGHTLVQYYLPDSDPIHKVSIIPRGRALGLTHILPEKDKYIESKSHYMSNLVSLMGGRAAEILVFNNTYTGARNDIKVATELARQMVCEWGMSEKLGPLTFGRRHNQVFLGRDITEEREYSEDTAKKIDIEVRNLIESAYKQAEDTIKKKRDKLEKLVKELLEKEVIDRKDVEAILEGKSAKKKPINKSRKKES, from the coding sequence TGGCTTGTGCTTGGAATAATAGTAATTTTCTTTGTCCAGTTCTCGCAAATGCAGGGTAAGAGTACAAAAAAGATTGTATACAGTCAATTCATAGCAGATATTAATGCTGGCAGTGTGAAAAATGTTGAAATAGCAGGTAAGAATATTTCAGGACAATATGTCACTGGGGATAAATTCACGACATATGCAATAGAAAATCCAGATTTATGGAAGTTTCTAAAAGAGCATAATGTTGAGGCAAAAGGGAAACCGGAGACAAGTGTATGGCAGCAACTAGTAGTAGGCACAATTCCATTTTTATTATTTATAGGCTTTCTGTGGTTCTTTGTATATAGACAGATGCAAGCTGGTGGCAAGCAAGCATTTTCCTTTGGTAAAAGCAGAGCCAAGATGATAAAGGAAGATAGACCTAAAATAACTTTTAAAGATGTAGCAGGTATAGATGAAGCAAAAGAGGAGCTACAGGAGATAATAGAATTTCTAAAGACCCCAGAGAAATTTCAGAAATTAGGTGGTAAGTTACCAAAAGGAGTATTGTTGATGGGGCATCCAGGCACAGGAAAGACGCTCTTGGCAAAGGCAGTTGCTGGAGAGGCAAAATGTGCTTTTTTCAGTATAAGCGGTTCTGATTTTGTAGAGATGTTTGTAGGAGTAGGGGCATCACGTGTGCGGGACTTATTTGAGCAGGGAAAAAGGAATAGTCCGTGTTTGATTTTTATAGATGAGATTGATGCAGTAGGTAGGCAGCGCTTTGCTGGTCTTGGCGGTGGACATGATGAAAGAGAACAGACCCTAAATGCTTTACTTGTGGAAATGGATGGATTTAATACAAAAGAGGGTGTAATTTTAATTGCTGCAACAAATCGGCCCGATGTGCTGGATCCAGCACTTCTGAGACCCGGTAGATTCGATAGAACTATTATGGTTGAGATGCCAGATATCAAAGGCAGAATGGGTATATTGAAAGTTCATACAAAGAACCTTATACTTGGCAAAGATGTTGCTCTTAATGTCGTTGCAAGAGGGACGCCTGGTATGTCAGGTGCAGATCTGGAGAACCTATGTAATGAAGCTGCGATTGTTGCATCAAGAAAGAATAAAAGCAAGATTGGAATGTCTGATTTTGAGGAAGCCAGAGATAAAGTAATGATGGGAATAGAGCGAAAAAGTCTTGTTATTAGTGATGAGGAAAAGAAGATTATTGCCTACCATGAAGCTGGGCATACATTGGTTCAGTATTACTTACCTGATTCAGATCCCATTCATAAAGTTTCAATTATTCCAAGAGGAAGAGCTCTGGGTCTGACTCATATATTGCCTGAGAAGGATAAGTACATTGAGAGCAAATCGCATTATATGAGTAATTTAGTAAGTTTGATGGGAGGAAGAGCTGCAGAGATTTTAGTGTTTAATAATACGTACACAGGTGCTAGGAATGATATAAAGGTTGCTACAGAGCTTGCCAGACAAATGGTATGTGAATGGGGAATGAGCGAAAAACTTGGGCCTCTTACATTTGGCCGCAGGCATAATCAGGTTTTTCTTGGAAGAGATATAACAGAAGAAAGAGAATATAGCGAGGACACAGCAAAGAAGATAGATATAGAAGTTCGCAATCTGATTGAAAGTGCATATAAACAGGCAGAAGACACTATTAAGAAGAAACGGGACAAATTGGAGAAACTTGTAAAGGAATTGCTGGAGAAAGAAGTAATTGACAGAAAGGATGTAGAGGCTATTCTTGAAGGCAAATCTGCAAAGAAGAAACCAATAAATAAATCTCGTAAAAAGGAATCTTGA